One region of Tachysurus fulvidraco isolate hzauxx_2018 chromosome 9, HZAU_PFXX_2.0, whole genome shotgun sequence genomic DNA includes:
- the LOC113658669 gene encoding tripartite motif-containing protein 16-like produces the protein MNTCVKMSVISVIFLSTAAAVQIISPPDPQNREDFLKYFCSLTLDPNTTHRNLILTEKNRVVRYSLMKRPYSDHPERFDSLWQVLCKESVCGRCYWEVEWSSVGVSISVSYKDIRRKGSDNECAFGRNKQSWSLECSSTCASFYHNNIKTDLKVPSSIRIGVYVDHSAGTLSFYNVSDAMKILHRVRTTFTQPLYAGFEIEWCSGFSSVRLCDLK, from the exons atgaatacctgtgtaaaaatgtctgttatttctgtcatttttctatcaacagctgcagcagttcagatcaTTTCACCACCAGATCCACAGAACAGAGAAGATTTTCTgaaat atttctgttctctgactcTGGATCCTAACACGACACATCGTAACCTCATTCTGACTGAGAAAAACAGAGTGGTGAGATACAGTTTGATGAAGCGTCcatactctgatcatccagagagatttgactcctTGTggcaggtgttgtgtaaggagagtgtgtgtggacgctgttactgggaggtggagtggagcaGTGTTGGTGTGTCCATATCAGTCTCATATAAAGACATCAGGAGGAAAGGAAGTGATAATGAGTGTGCATTTGGACGCAACAAACAGTCCTGGAGTCTGGAATGTTCTTCTACATGTGCCTCTTTCTATCACAACAACATTAAGACTGATCTCAAAGTTCCTTCATCCatcagaataggagtgtatgtggatcacagtgcaggaactctgtccttttACAATGTCTCTGATGCCATGAAGATCCTCCACAGAGTCcgcaccacattcactcagcctctatacgctggGTTTGAGATCGAATGGTGTTCTGGTTTTTCATCTGTGAGATTGTGTGAtctaaaataa